In Plasmodium falciparum 3D7 genome assembly, chromosome: 13, the following are encoded in one genomic region:
- a CDS encoding glutamate--tRNA ligase, putative — MIENTKVNIFYGNNKYPFICKSILNVYKNKNKKILEKTETTVNVDENIKFIKDANVEELKIEFLTNAPNNNNNNNNNNNNNNNNNNNNNNNINKGNMNHCGKNQEEEKKNLSKSNNIEKVPYICSSDKIFAKILDHLLKTDLYNISEKIDPKNNKVVNIYVQTQYEEWLDFFRSRNVNKDIVFICEHLNKHLHLNTFVVSEYLTLSDIFIYFQMYKYFHVSSTQYAKYSKMYKNINRWHKLIDSLIYFEDAEWKKNLKCLICDNKMNFDDRKDNLKNNNKSMNNTDDVKCKKKTVTTSYSGKLENAVIGNVVTRFPPEPSGYLHVGHAKAAFLNNYYAQMYEGKMLLRFDDTNPVLEDIKYEKSIIEDLENLGLKYEKISYSSDHFDLLEKYCIDMIKMNKAYADDTGVEDMRNQRGEGIESINRNNSIEKNLELFNEMRKGTEIGQKNCIRAKINMQSKNKCMRDPVMYRCIVDVPHHKHQFKYKCYPTYDFACPIIDSIEGVTHALRTNEYSDRIEQYNWFISTLNLRKVYIYEFSRLAFVKTVMSKRKLKWFVENNVVDSWVDPRFPTIKGILRRGLTKEALFQFILEQGPSKAGNLMQWDKLWSINKQIIDPIIPRYAAVDKNSSILLILTDLTDQVIQKERDLHMKNKSLGTCNMYYNNKYLIELEDAQTLLENEEITLIKLGNIIIKNIEKENGKIKQINALSNFHGDFKTTKKKIHWLPYLPQQLITCTLYEYDHLITVDKFENDNKDDWTNFINFNSKHETLVYAEPSISSLKVSDKFQFERRGYFILDKIDPHHHLHLIKIPDGKSKNMSIITTKVDPKQLAGTKDTKDAKDTKNTKDTKNTKDTKDTKNTKPN; from the coding sequence ATGATAGAGAATACCAAagtgaatatattttatggaaATAATAAGTATCCATTTATTTGTAAGAGCATTttgaatgtatataaaaataagaataagaaGATTCTTGAGAAAACGGAAACTACTGTAAATGTTGATGAGAACATAAAGTTTATAAAGGATGCAAATGTCGAAGAACTAAAAATTGAATTTTTAACTAACGCTCcgaacaataataacaataataataataataacaataataataataataacaataataataataataataatattaataagggTAATATGAACCACTGTGGTAAGAAtcaagaagaagaaaaaaaaaacttaagcaaaagtaataatattgaaaagGTACCATATATTTGTAGTAGTGATAAGATATTCGCCAAAATATTAGATCATCTATTAAAAAcagatttatataatatatctgaAAAAATAGATCCTAAGAACAATAAAGTtgttaatatttatgtacaaACACAATATGAGGAATGGCTTGATTTTTTTAGATCGAGAAATGTTAACAAAgatattgtatttatatgtgaACATCTTAACAAGCATTTACATTTAAACACCTTTGTTGTTTCAGAATATTTAACATTGTCcgatatctttatatattttcaaatgtataaatattttcatgtGAGTAGTACCCAGTATGCCAAATATTCAAAAATGTACAAGAATATTAATAGATGGCATAAATTAATAGATTCCCTAATTTATTTTGAAGACGCTGAATGGAAAAAAAACTTGAAATGTTTAAtttgtgataataaaatgaacttTGATGATAGAAaggataatttaaaaaataataataaatcaatgAATAATACCGATGATGTAAAATGTAAGAAAAAAACGGTTACTACATCATATTCAGGCAAATTAGAAAATGCAGTTATTGGGAATGTAGTTACACGATTTCCACCTGAACCATCAGGTTATTTACATGTGGGTCATGCGAAAGCggcttttttaaataattattatgcaCAAATGTATGAAGGAAAGATGTTATTACGTTTTGATGATACCAATCCTGTTTtagaagatataaaatatgaaaagtcGATTATTGAAGATTTAGAAAATCTTGgattaaaatatgaaaaaattagtTATTCTTCTGAtcattttgatttattagaaaaatattgtattgatatgataaaaatgaataaagcATATGCTGATGATACTGGTGTAGAAGATATGAGAAATCAAAGAGGGGAAGGTATCGAATCTATTAATAGAAATAATTCAATAGAAAAGAATTTGgaattatttaatgaaatGAGAAAAGGTACAGAAATAGGtcaaaaaaattgtataagagctaaaattaatatgcagagcaaaaataaatgtatgaGAGATCCAGTAATGTATCGTTGTATTGTAGATGTACCACATCATAAACatcaatttaaatataaatgttatcCAACATATGATTTTGCATGCCCAATTATTGATTCAATTGAAGGTGTAACTCATGCATTACGAACAAATGAATATAGTGATAGAATTGAACAATACAATTGGTTTATATCCACATTAAATTTaagaaaagtatatatatatgaatttagTAGATTAGCATTTGTAAAAACTGTAATgtcaaaaagaaaattaaaatggTTTGTAGAAAATAATGTGGTAGATAGTTGGGTAGATCCACGTTTTCCAACAATCAAAGGTATATTAAGAAGAGGATTAACAAAAGAAGCATTATTTCAATTTATTTTAGAACAAGGTCCATCAAAAGCTGGAAATTTAATGCAATGGGATAAATTGTGGTCTattaataaacaaattattGATCCAATTATACCTAGATATGCCGCTGTTGATAAAAATTCAAGTATCCTTTTAATATTAACAGATTTAACCGATCAAGTTATTCAAAAAGAGAGAGATttacatatgaaaaataaatccTTAGGAACATGTAAcatgtattataataataaatatttaatagaaTTAGAAGATGCACAAACCTTACttgaaaatgaagaaattacATTAATCAAATTaggaaatattattataaaaaatattgaaaaagaGAATGGtaaaattaaacaaataaatgcaCTTTCAAATTTTCATGGAGATTTTAAAacaaccaaaaaaaaaatacattggTTACCTTATCTACCTCAACAATTAATCACATGTACACTATATGAATATGATCATCTAATAACTGTTGATAAATTTGAAAATGATAACAAAGACGATTGGaccaattttattaattttaatagtaAACATGAAACATTAGTGTATGCCGAACCATCCATTTCTTCCTTAAAAGTTTCTGATAAATTTCAATTTGAAAGAAGAGGATATTTTATTCTTGACAAAATCGATCCACATCATCATTtacatttaattaaaataccAGATGGAAAATCCAAAAATATGTCCATAATAACTACCAAAGTTGACCCAAAACAATTAGCAGGAACAAAAGATACAAAAGATGCAAAAGatacaaaaaatacaaaagatacaaaaaatacaaaagatACAAAAGatacaaaaaatacaaaacctaattaa
- a CDS encoding tyrosine kinase-like protein, whose translation MSEHSSGVSRKLFCNSDKLFYDNFRNLDDRLNLNNNFNENRYEEIYNKKYLRNNRRFKTEPPKHLYENESEQSYSSLFHNILRSISKNIRNDEKEESSDNNNCDDDNDNNNDDDDNNNQSDSIPNNSENFNYDDNSCCEISPYDEISKKTKRVHNKIHKNEDGEYYKNVLYNNNNLSKENQINNICSSINKTQRTLKRIDTNINETLNNVKYIKMVNSDIISDVFLKNNVKSLIVYDTGGIDIELIENENPEFLYHTYTGNRISNIYYEYDDCIKNKDTYKNEEKKKKKNTFNSSLLYRENYIFKKEHELNYCYKNKDDNKKKIKNNPSEKNQIMNYSSDICSNSDSKKLFTKNKKQENVINKNIYYNNPSDYNILNNEVNYNKNTVHNTNLSKDTCEHTYKNVSNKYDIQDHNTNSSAEKYYNMNYKSSLLNKNDKYIENTSSERNKGYRSYSSMSSMLSLNAYEKENRKKYYYIGETINNIRNGWGMLIYNDRVIFEGEYKMNNAIGYFIKYNEYSTEIGYRSPISVKSVIIMSDNDNFIVQNRSENLDTSKNKEQKSGNNSWNVYKYDNDNSDHNDDSDDNGDSDDNGDSDYNNENIYNNENILNNENIYNNENILNNENILNNENILNNENIYNNENIYNNENIYNNENIHNNENIHNNENIHNNENIHNNENIHNNENIHNNENIYNHHSNDSSGENIRDSFSKNNIKNISKDTYKINNNENINNLDKNVPIYDNSSNSINNCSYYINSKYANKSSSNKGNKMISKHSTLKNSSCINNDIKNIKFSENPEENAKELKKFNNLTSYVRRNSKHKTSPARSINYLKPPVMNLIRNNIYFNRNTLGKNDKTTFCTSNIHSSNKKMREHKTTHFLSPMNIIVTSLDTDDEDNISDDNGKTDVISSCTQYEEERKKDEQNIKTEEVQYIETYMKDNDTRVLYELKINKNDDILSNHKTNESIFEKKDFKKYEEIYNNDYDHQNIIKTVCSKNDNNIDNVKNMKSVDIYDTNKKNYNRNYMNNLDNANNFDEPTNNTFEKYVKKNEGEELIFNDDQNKLHIDTFEKYKYLICENINNDKFVIKNNQITTFEKFLKNQQNFEINNKWRDTLNKIKSQNNSMRQFMQPKINNYNLCKYYVCSNNIEQIKKGALWNNTRLMGDIIKTKRENNNILNGDILNGDIINGDILNNDILNKDILNNDSLNNDSLNNDSLNNDSLNNDILNNDIPNSDVSSNVHNISSEYLNNNDKENMKFCKWGRNIFARRLRGATFPETHDDRQKHCFLFIDDYLTSNENKFDIINQNVKLRASDYNKWSVNMLYNFLKMIGLKKEAYLFKINKIRGYHILKLTDKELKKLNINNSYVRKFVLSVFRFLTNSIDNADPLSLNYNSNKKFSFNNIENICNTHITILNKIGGGSYAQVFRAKYKTIHVACKIFLYKPKDLAEESYCESYISTPRSSHRYIFPKINKNINGEDYKNTDMNNEKRKDQNIFTDNFHMDESSSMQHVPHVDDINYIEQEDNIENNTKYKNKKNNNDINNSSDTLQRNKKIKKMANLEIFRYFPTPVKYRNYEAKILYSLRECKHVIKLIGVCSLREGEESLILQHCPGGSLEKYIYKDEKKKNSPYAKSLTRPKLVKIFQQVAEGMYNIHTNQCFHRDLKLSNILLDENQNAVISDFGLSTNFSSNDSPTAYAIYGNIFYAAPEVLKGEGFFKESDVWSFAVSLWEALTKKIAYDGISASEVFCKISSGELFLPIPKDIPMELSELLKSMLEYDFTKRPLFNVIAKKLEQIRIQAEDKLHLDIMSFFDG comes from the coding sequence atgagtGAACATTCATCTGGGGTATCAAGAAAGCTGTTTTGTAATTctgataaattattttatgacAATTTTAGGAATTTGGATGATCGTCTTAAtttgaataataattttaatgaaaatagatatgaagaaatatacaataaaaaatatttgagaAATAATCGGAGATTTAAAACGGAGCCTCCGAaacatttatatgaaaatgaaaGTGAACAATCTTATTCTTCACTTTTTCATAACATACTTAGAAGTATATCAAAGAATATAagaaatgatgaaaaagagGAATCCagcgataataataattgtgatgatgataatgataataataatgatgatgatgataataataatcaaagtGACTCCATTCCTAATAATTctgaaaattttaattatgatgataattcaTGCTGTGAAATAAGCCCTTATGATGAAATCTCCAAAAAAACGAAAAGGGTTCATAacaaaatacataaaaacgAAGATGGagaatattacaaaaatgttttatataataataacaatttatCCAAAGAAAaccaaattaataatatatgttcatcaataaataaaacccAAAGAACATTAAAAAGAATAGATACTAATATAAATGAGACATTAAATAatgtgaaatatataaaaatggttAATAGTGATATTATATCAGAtgtctttttaaaaaataatgttaaaAGTTTAATTGTTTATGACACAGGTGGTATAGACATTGAGCTgatagaaaatgaaaatccaGAATTTCTTTATCATACATATACAGGTAATAGAAtatcaaatatttattatgaatatgatgattgtataaaaaataaagacacatataaaaatgaggaaaaaaaaaaaaaaaaaaatacatttaattCGTCCTTATTATATagagaaaattatatatttaaaaaggaaCATGAGTTaaattattgttataaaaataaagatgataataaaaaaaaaataaaaaacaatccttcagaaaaaaatcaaattatGAATTATTCTAGTGATATATGTAGTAACAGTGATAGTAAAAAACtctttacaaaaaataaaaaacaagaaaatgttataaataaaaatatatattataataatcctagtgattataatattttgaataatgaagtaaattataacaaaaacACTGTACACAATACAAATTTGTCTAAAGATACATGTGagcatacatataaaaatgtttctaataaatatgatatacaAGATCATAATACAAATTCTTCTgcagaaaaatattataatatgaactATAAAAGTTCtttgttaaataaaaatgataaatatatagaaaatacaTCATCTGAACGTAATAAAGGTTACCGTTCCTATTCATCTATGTCAAGTATGCTTTCCTTAAATGcttatgaaaaagaaaatagaaaaaaatattattacataggAGAgacaattaataatataagaaatggATGGGGTAtgcttatatataatgatagaGTTATATTTGAAGGCGagtataaaatgaataacgCCATAGGAtactttataaaatataatgaatattcgACAGAGATAGGATATCGAAGTCCGATAAGCGTAAAGTCTGTAATTATTATGagtgataatgataatttcATTGTACAAAATAGATCGGAAAATTTGGATACATCAAAAAATAAGGAGCAGAAAAGTGGTAATAATAGTTGGaatgtttataaatatgataatgacAATAGTGATCATAATGATGATAGTGATGATAATGGTGATAGTGATGATAATGGTGATagtgattataataatgaaaatatttataataatgaaaatattttaaataatgaaaatatttataataatgaaaatattttaaataatgaaaatattttaaataatgaaaatattttaaataatgaaaatatttataataatgaaaacatttataataatgaaaacatttataataatgaaaacattcataataatgaaaacattcataataatgaaaacattcataataatgaaaacattcataataatgaaaacattcataataatgaaaacattcataataatgaaaacatTTATAATCATCATAGTAATGATAGTAGCGGGGAAAATATTAGAGATAGTTTTTCAAAgaacaatattaaaaatattagtaAGGAtacttataaaattaataataatgaaaacataaataatttgGATAAAAATGTACCTATTTATGATAATTCTTCTAATTCTATAAATAACTGCTCTTACTATATAAATTCAAAATATGCAAATAAATCTTCATCTAATAAGGGTAATAAAATGATTTCAAAACATAGTACCCTGAAAAATAGTTcttgtataaataatgatataaagaatataaaattctCAGAAAATCCAGAAGAAAATgcaaaagaattaaaaaaatttaataatctTACTAGTTATGTTAGAAGAAATAGTAAACACAAAACATCACCGGCACGTtctataaattatttaaaaccACCTGTTATGAATTTAattagaaataatatatattttaatagaaATACCTTGGGTAAAAATGATAAGACAACTTTTTGTACATCTAATATACatagtagtaataaaaaaatgagagAACATAAAACGACCCATTTTCTAAGCCCCATGAATATTATTGTAACATCATTAGATACAGACgatgaagataatatttCAGATGATAATGGAAAAACGGATGTTATAAGTAGTTGTACACAATATGAAGAGGAAAGGAAAAAAGATGAACAGAACATAAAAACAGAGGAAGTGCAATATATTGAAACATATATGAAAGATAATGATACTAGAgttttatatgaattaaagattaataaaaatgatgatattttGTCTAATCATAAAACTAATGAGTCTATTTTTGAAAAGAaggattttaaaaaatatgaagaaatatataataatgattatgatcatcaaaatataataaaaacagtTTGTTCCaaaaatgataacaatatagataatgttaaaaatatgaaaagtgtagatatttatgatactaataaaaaaaactataatcgaaattatatgaacaatTTAGATAATGCTAATAATTTTGATGAACCAACTAATAAtacatttgaaaaatatgttaaaaaaaatgaaggagaagaattaatatttaatgatgatcaaaataaattacatattgatacatttgaaaaatacaaatatctCATTtgtgaaaatattaataatgacaaatttgttataaaaaataatcaaattACAACATTTGAAAAGTTTTTGAAAAACCAACAAAattttgaaataaataataagtgGAGAGACACtcttaataaaattaaaagtcAAAATAATAGTATGAGACAATTCATGCAAcctaaaataaataattataatttatgtaaatattatgtatgtagtaataatattgaacaaataaaaaaaggggCTTTATGGAATAATACACGATTGATGggtgatattataaaaacaaagagGGAAAAcaacaatatattaaatggggatatattaaatggggatataataaatggagatatattaaacaatgatatattaaataaggatatattaaataatgattcattaaataatgattcattaaataatgattcattaaataatgattcattaaataatgatatattaaataatgatataccCAATAGTGATGTATCTTCCaatgttcataatatttcatcggaatatttaaataataatgataaggaaaatatgaaattttGTAAGTGGGGTCGAAACATATTTGCTAGAAGATTAAGAGGCGCTACGTTTCCAGAAACGCATGATGATAGACAAAAacattgttttttatttattgatgATTATTTAACATCGAATGAAAATAAGTTTGATATTATAAATCAGAATGTAAAATTAAGAGCTTcagattataataaatggtctgttaatatgttatataattttcttaaaaTGATTGGATTGAAAAAAGAAGCTtacttatttaaaattaataaaattagaggatatcatatattaaaattaactGATAAAgaattgaaaaaattaaatataaataatagttATGTTCGAAAATTTGTTCTTTCTGTTTTTAGATTCTTAACAAATTCTATAGATAACGCAGATCCTTTatcattaaattataattcaaataaaaaattttcatttaataatatcgaaaatatatgtaatactCATATAactattttaaataaaattggaGGAGGTAGCTATGCTCAAGTATTCCGtgcaaaatataaaaccATCCATGTAGCttgtaaaatttttttatataaacctAAAGATTTAGCTGAAGAAAGTTATTGTGAAAGTTATATATCAACACCACGTTCTAGtcatagatatatatttccaaaaattaataaaaatataaatggagaagattataaaaatacagatatgaataatgaaaaaCGAAAAgatcaaaatatttttacgGATAATTTCCATATGGATGAATCCAGTTCTATGCAACATGTACCACATGTTGatgatattaattatattgaaCAAGAAGATAACATTGAAAATAAtactaaatataaaaataaaaaaaataataatgatataaataattcttcAGATACTTTACaaagaaataagaaaattaaaaaaatggcCAACTTGGAAATATTTCGTTATTTTCCCACACCAGTAAAATATCGTAATTATGAAgccaaaattttatattccttAAGAGAATGTAAAcatgttataaaattaataggTGTTTGTAGTTTAAGAGAAGGAGAAGAATCTTTAATACTTCAACATTGTCCAGGTGGTAgtttagaaaaatatatatataaagatgaaaaaaaaaaaaattctccTTATGCTAAATCTTTAACAAGACCCAAACTAGTTAAAATTTTTCAACAAGTAGCTGAAGGaatgtataatattcataCTAATCAATGTTTCCATAGGGatttaaaattatcaaatatattattagatgAAAATCAAAATGCAGTCATATCCGATTTTGGCTTATCTACAAATTTTTCTTCAAATGATAGTCCAACAGCATATGCTATTTatggaaatatattttatgcaGCACCAGAAGTTTTAAAAGGAGAAGGTTTTTTCAAAGAATCAGATGTATGGTCATTTGCTGTAAGTTTATGGGAAGCTTTAACGAAAAAAATTGCATATGATGGAATATCAGCATCAGAAGTCTTTTGTAAAATATCATCAGGTGAATTATTTTTACCTATTCCAAAAGATATTCCTATGGAATTATCTGAACTTTTAAAAAGTATGTTAGAATATGATTTTACAAAAAGACCCCTTTTTAATGTTATAGCTAAAAAATTAGAACAAATAAGAATTCAAGCTGAGGATAAATTACATTTAGATATCATGTCCTTTTTTGATGgctaa
- a CDS encoding cytidine and deoxycytidylate deaminase, putative, which translates to MVELTEEEAMNFLNIALGEAEKSLQKELKEMPIFCLLINEEKKIISSSYNYTNESKNGSRHSELIAIDKYIYDGNYEQMKNLNLIKCYNNNENSIEKSIQDYFVSLDEKKNSELKINNYENINDKYMNEKYNKIQERINNLKKCCIVVTCEPCIMCVYALKLIGIKNIYFCCLNERFGGCGSVLSLHKKYEDINVHYIEHPECSEKSINLMKAFYKAGNPSAPEEKRKRPIS; encoded by the exons ATGGTTGAGCTCACTGAAGAGGAAGCAATGAACTTCTTAAATATAGCATTAGGAGAA GCTGAAAAAAGTCTACAAAAAGAATTGAAGGAAATGCCAATATTTTGTCtattaataaatgaagaaaagaaaattatatcatcctcttataattatacaaacGAATCGAAAAACGGTTCAAGACATAGTGAATTAATTGCaattgataaatatatttatgatggaaattatgaacaaatgaaaaatttgaatttaataaaatgttataataataatgaaaattcaATAGAAAAGTCTATACAGGattattttgtttctttggatgaaaaaaaaaatagtgaattgaaaattaataattatgaaaatataaatgacaaatatatgaacgaaaaatataataaaatacaagaaaggataaataatttaaagaaATGTTGTATTGTTGTAACTTGTGAACCTTGTATTATGTGTGTATATgcattaaaattaatag gaataaaaaatatttacttTTGTTGTTTAAATGAGCGGTTTGGTGGTTGTGGCTCTGTGCTCTCATTGCACAAGAa ATATGAGGACATTAATGTTCATTATATAGAACACCCTGAATGTTCAGAAAAAAGTATTAACCTTATGAAAGCTTTTTATAAAGCTGGAAATCCATCAG caccggaagaaaaaagaaagagaCCTATATCATGA